A window from Salvia miltiorrhiza cultivar Shanhuang (shh) chromosome 2, IMPLAD_Smil_shh, whole genome shotgun sequence encodes these proteins:
- the LOC131008526 gene encoding probable cinnamyl alcohol dehydrogenase 1 isoform X1, translated as MTTLIEMASENGECLGWAARDPSGTLSPYRFSRRSVGPDDISISILYCGVCYADVVWTRNVMGHSNYPLVPGHEIVGVVKEVGSNVDRFKVGEHVGVGTYVNSCRQCEYCDSGIEVHCTKGSVYTFDGVDVDGTITKGGYSSYIVVHQRYCFRIPENYPPELAAPLLCAGITVYTPMVRHNMNQPGKSLGVIGLGGLGHLAVKFGKAFGLKVTVFSTSISKKDEALNLLGADCFVISSNEKEMKALENSLDFIINTASGGASFDLYLSLLKTMGVLVLVGFPSEVKFQPGSLNLGAKTIAGSITGGTKQTQEMLAFCASHKIYPEIEMVPISYCNEALERLVKKDVKYRFVIDIANTLT; from the exons ATGACTACGTTG ATTGAAATGGCCAGTGAAAATGGTGAATGCCTTGGATGGGCCGCGAGAGATCCCTCTGGAACTCTCTCTCCTTACCGATTTAGTCGCAG GTCTGTTGGTCCTGATGATATTTCTATAAGTATTCTGTACTGCGGAGTTTGTTATGCTGATGTTGTCTGGACTAGAAACGTAATGGGCCATTCAAATTATCCTTTGGTGCCCGG ACATGAGATTGTTGGGGTTGTGAAGGAGGTGGGATCGAACGTTGATCGCTTTAAAGTTGGTGAGCACGTCGGGGTGGGAACTTATGTAAATTCTTGCAGACAGTGTGAGTATTGTGATAGTGGAATAGAAGTCCATTGTACCAAGGGATCGGTCTACACATTTGATGGCGTAGATGTCGATGGTACCATCACTAAGGGAGGATATTCTAGCTACATTGTAGTTCACCAAAG GTACTGCTTCAGGATACCTGAGAATTACCCTCCAGAGTTAGCAGCACCGTTGCTATGTGCTGGGATTACTGTGTACACCCCCATGGTGCGGCATAACATGAATCAACCCGGAAAATCCTTAGGGGTGATTGGGCTAGGTGGGCTCGGCCATTTAGCCGTCAAGTTTGGCAAGGCTTTTGGGTTGAAAGTTACAGTTTTCAGCACCTCCATATCCAAGAAGGACGAGGCATTGAATCTTCTCGGGGCAGACTGTTTTGTCATCTCTTCCAATGAAAAGGAGATGAAG GCTTTGGAGAACTCACTAGATTTCATCATAAACACAGCATCCGGAGgtgcctcgtttgatttatacTTGTCGCTGCTCAAGACCATGGGCGTGCTTGTTTTGGTTGGGTTTCCAAGCGAAGTGAAGTTCCAACCGGGAAGCCTGAACCTAG GCGCAAAAACAATTGCGGGAAGTATAACAGGTGGAACAAAGCAGACACAAGAAATGCTGGCCTTTTGTGCTTCCCACAAGATTTACCCCGAAATCGAGATGGTTCCCATTAGCTATTGCAACGAGGCCCTAGAGCGGCTGGTGAAGAAGGATGTGAAATACCGGTTTGTGATCGATATTGCCAACACTCTTACCTAA
- the LOC131008526 gene encoding probable cinnamyl alcohol dehydrogenase 1 isoform X2 → MKKREYLLLSMTTLIEMASENGECLGWAARDPSGTLSPYRFSRRSVGPDDISISILYCGVCYADVVWTRNVMGHSNYPLVPGHEIVGVVKEVGSNVDRFKVGEHVGVGTYVNSCRQCEYCDSGIEVHCTKGSVYTFDGVDVDGTITKGGYSSYIVVHQRYCFRIPENYPPELAAPLLCAGITVYTPMVRHNMNQPGKSLGVIGLGGLGHLAVKFGKAFGLKVTVFSTSISKKDEALNLLGADCFVISSNEKEMKALENSLDFIINTASGGASFDLYLSLLKTMGVLVLVGFPSEVKFQPGSLNLGAKTIAGSITGGTKQTQEMLAFCASHKIYPEIEMVPISYCNEALERLVKKDVKYRFVIDIANTLT, encoded by the exons ATGAAAAAGAGAGAATATTTATTGCTTTCGATGACTACGTTG ATTGAAATGGCCAGTGAAAATGGTGAATGCCTTGGATGGGCCGCGAGAGATCCCTCTGGAACTCTCTCTCCTTACCGATTTAGTCGCAG GTCTGTTGGTCCTGATGATATTTCTATAAGTATTCTGTACTGCGGAGTTTGTTATGCTGATGTTGTCTGGACTAGAAACGTAATGGGCCATTCAAATTATCCTTTGGTGCCCGG ACATGAGATTGTTGGGGTTGTGAAGGAGGTGGGATCGAACGTTGATCGCTTTAAAGTTGGTGAGCACGTCGGGGTGGGAACTTATGTAAATTCTTGCAGACAGTGTGAGTATTGTGATAGTGGAATAGAAGTCCATTGTACCAAGGGATCGGTCTACACATTTGATGGCGTAGATGTCGATGGTACCATCACTAAGGGAGGATATTCTAGCTACATTGTAGTTCACCAAAG GTACTGCTTCAGGATACCTGAGAATTACCCTCCAGAGTTAGCAGCACCGTTGCTATGTGCTGGGATTACTGTGTACACCCCCATGGTGCGGCATAACATGAATCAACCCGGAAAATCCTTAGGGGTGATTGGGCTAGGTGGGCTCGGCCATTTAGCCGTCAAGTTTGGCAAGGCTTTTGGGTTGAAAGTTACAGTTTTCAGCACCTCCATATCCAAGAAGGACGAGGCATTGAATCTTCTCGGGGCAGACTGTTTTGTCATCTCTTCCAATGAAAAGGAGATGAAG GCTTTGGAGAACTCACTAGATTTCATCATAAACACAGCATCCGGAGgtgcctcgtttgatttatacTTGTCGCTGCTCAAGACCATGGGCGTGCTTGTTTTGGTTGGGTTTCCAAGCGAAGTGAAGTTCCAACCGGGAAGCCTGAACCTAG GCGCAAAAACAATTGCGGGAAGTATAACAGGTGGAACAAAGCAGACACAAGAAATGCTGGCCTTTTGTGCTTCCCACAAGATTTACCCCGAAATCGAGATGGTTCCCATTAGCTATTGCAACGAGGCCCTAGAGCGGCTGGTGAAGAAGGATGTGAAATACCGGTTTGTGATCGATATTGCCAACACTCTTACCTAA
- the LOC131008524 gene encoding probable cinnamyl alcohol dehydrogenase 1 isoform X2, whose translation MASENGECLGWAARDPSGTLSPYRFSRRSVGPDDISISILYCGVCYADVAWTRNVMGHSNYPLVPGHEIVGVVKEVGSNVDRFKVGEHVGVGTYVNSCRQCEYCDSGIEVHCTKGSVYTFDGVDVDGTITKGGYSSYIVVHQRYCFRIPENYPPELAAPLLCAGITVYTPMVRHNMNQPGKSLGVIGLGGLGHLAVKFGKAFGLKVTVFSTSISKKDEALNLLGADCFVISSNEKEMKALENSLDFIINTASGGASFDLYLSLLKTMGVLVLVGFPSEVKFQPGSLNLGAKTIAGSITGGTKQTQEMLAFCASHKIYPEIEMVPISYCNEALERLVKKDVKYRFVIDIANTLT comes from the exons ATGGCCAGTGAAAATGGTGAATGCCTTGGATGGGCCGCGAGAGATCCCTCTGGAACTCTCTCTCCTTACCGATTTAGTCGCAG GTCTGTTGGTCCTGATGATATTTCTATAAGTATTCTGTACTGCGGAGTTTGTTATGCTGATGTTGCCTGGACTAGAAACGTAATGGGCCATTCAAATTATCCTTTGGTGCCCGG ACATGAGATTGTTGGGGTTGTGAAGGAGGTGGGATCAAACGTTGATCGCTTTAAAGTTGGTGAGCACGTCGGGGTGGGAACTTATGTAAATTCTTGCAGACAGTGTGAGTATTGTGATAGTGGAATAGAAGTCCATTGTACCAAGGGATCGGTCTACACATTTGATGGCGTAGATGTCGATGGTACCATCACTAAGGGAGGATATTCTAGCTACATTGTAGTTCACCAAAG GTACTGCTTCAGGATACCTGAGAATTACCCTCCAGAGTTAGCAGCACCGTTGCTATGTGCTGGGATTACTGTGTACACCCCCATGGTGCGGCATAACATGAATCAACCCGGAAAATCCTTAGGGGTGATTGGGCTAGGTGGGCTCGGCCATTTAGCCGTCAAGTTTGGCAAGGCTTTTGGGTTGAAAGTTACAGTTTTCAGCACCTCCATATCCAAGAAGGACGAGGCATTGAATCTTCTCGGGGCAGACTGTTTTGTCATCTCTTCCAATGAAAAGGAGATGAAG GCTTTGGAGAACTCACTAGATTTCATCATAAACACAGCATCCGGAGgtgcctcgtttgatttatacTTGTCGCTGCTCAAGACCATGGGCGTGCTTGTTTTGGTTGGGTTTCCAAGCGAAGTGAAGTTCCAACCGGGAAGCCTGAACCTAG GCGCAAAAACAATTGCGGGAAGTATAACAGGTGGAACAAAGCAGACACAAGAAATGCTGGCCTTTTGTGCTTCCCACAAGATTTACCCCGAAATCGAGATGGTTCCCATTAGCTATTGCAACGAGGCCCTAGAGCGGCTGGTGAAGAAGGATGTGAAATACCGGTTTGTGATCGATATTGCCAACACTCTTACCTAA
- the LOC131008528 gene encoding chaperone protein dnaJ 8, chloroplastic-like, with translation MAAAAVGCGSTWAQFKDTSSRRSLRNKKCNSKGFRVSCVSSTVSDPYQTLSIRPGASESEIKKAFRQLALKYHPDVCRGSNCGVQFHQINEAYNIVMSNVRGESSGAEMYDEDEQNEQDWDLWEEWMGWEGAGIRDYSSHINPYI, from the exons ATGGCTGCTGCTGCCGTGGGTTGTGGGTCTACTTGGGCTCAATTCAAGGATACCTCATCAAGAAGAAGCTTGAGGAATAAAAAGTGTAATAGTAAGGGATTTAGGGTTTCTTGTGTGTCTTCTACTGTGAGTGATCCGTACCAGACACTAAGCATTCGCCCGGGTGCATCTGAATCTGAGATTAAGAAGGCTTTTAGGCAGCTTGCTCTTAAG TATCATCCAGATGTATGCAGAGGAAGCAATTGTGGCGTCCAATTTCACCAAATTAATGAAGCATATAAT ATTGTGATGAGTAATGTTCGAGGAGAATCTAGTGGGGCGGAGATGTACGATGAAGACGAGCAGAACGAGCAAGATTGGGATCTTTGGGAGGAATGGATGGGATGGGAAGGAGCTGGAATTCGCGATTACTCCTCCCATATTAATCCCTATATTTAA
- the LOC131008529 gene encoding uncharacterized protein LOC131008529 codes for MAELVRDFGIKIKYDVALRARNLGMDMIYGRVDDSFLLLPRYLYALKEANPGTLYDLEADIDCRFKHLFVALAASISPFYFHLRPVIVVDGTHLKGKNSGILFVAVTKDGNEAVFPLAIGVGPIENDESWKWFMSHLRGACGEPDNLLIVSDAHVSIANAVKSEFPNATHGICYYHLLNKMKGYGPGVAELFRQAAYAYEQSDYTRAMSAMAALKPKAYEKLLRVGPEKWARSQCPVSRYSFLTSNAAESFNARLLWARRLPICSMLEAVRLVVEQWFNDRLAAAQESDENLTPEAKQKLSAELVKSRRYTAKRTTERKYRVRASGRHYMVDLQKQSCECNEFNEDQMPCSHAIAAITEANESVEDYVHSYYWNSSLVDTYSGDVNHLPPIENWNIPFRIASQLVLPNLSRRQAGRPKETRVRSAGERPTQNTSTAEASTSSKKRAPKTCGLCGGSGHTRRSCKGTATDA; via the exons ATGGCTGAGTTAGTACGCGATTTcggcatcaaaatcaaatatgatgtcgcgctgcgtgcaagaaatctcgGGATGGATATGATATACGGTCGAGTTGATGATTCGTTCCTCCTGCTCCCAAGATATCTGTATGCCCTGAAGGAAGCGAATCCTGGCACCTTATATGATTTGGAAGCAGATATAGACTGCCGGTTCAAACATTTGTTTGTTGCTCTGGCGGCTTCCATCTCACCTTTCTACTTTCACCTTCGACCAGTGATTGTGGTTGACGGCACACACCTGAAGGGCAAAAATAGTGGCATTTTGTTTGTCGCCGTGACAAAAGACGGAAACGAGGCAGTTTTTCCCTTGGCGATCGGTGTCGgtccgatcgagaatgatgagtcgTGGAAGTGGTTTATGTCACATCTGAGAGGTGCTTGCGGCGAGCCCGATAACTTACTTATTGTATctgatgcgcatgtctccatcgctaatgctgtgaagagcgagtttccaaatgctactcacggtATTTGCTACTACCACTTGTTGAACAAGATGAAGGGTTACGGGCCCGGTGTTGCTGAGCTTTTCCGCCAGGCTGCATACGCCTACGAGCAATCAGATTACACGCGTGCAATGTCAGCCATGGCTGCTCTGAAGCCAAAGGCGTACGAGAAGTTGTTGCGCGTAGGCCCGgagaagtgggcacgatcacaaTGTCCTGTGTCCCGTTACAGTTTCCTTACATCCAATGCCGCCGAGAGTTTTAATGCACGTTTGTTGTGGGCCAGGCGTCTTCCAATCTGCTCGATGTTGGAGGCAGTCAGATTAGTTGTCGAGCAGTGGTTCAACGACAGGCTTGCGGCCGCACAAGAGAGCGATGAAAATCTGACTCCGGAGGCAAAACAGAAGCTCAGTGCAGAACTTGTAAAAAGTCGTCGTTACACAGCCAAGAGGACCACCGAGAGAAAATACAGGGTTCGTGCTAGTGGTCGCCATTATATGGTTGACCTTCAAAAGCAGAGCTGTGAATGCAACGAATTCAACGAGGACCAGATgccgtgttctcatgcgatTGCAGCCATTAC TGAGGCGAACGAGTCAGTGGAGGATTACGTGCACTCTTACTACTGGAACAGTTCACTAGTTGACACATACTCTGGTGACGTTAACCACTTGCCTCCCATAGAGAATTGGAATATTCCTTTCCGAATTGCATCTCAGCTTGTTTTACCAAATCTCTCTCGGCGACAAGCTGGTCGTCCAAAGGAAACTCGAGTTCGATCCGCAGGTGAAAGGCCGACTCAAAACACATCAACAGCGGAGGCATCAACTAGTAGCAAGAAACGAGCACCCAAAACGTGTGGTCTCTGTGGCGGGTCTGGTCACACACGTCGATCGTGCAAGGGTACGGCCACCGATGCGTAG
- the LOC131008524 gene encoding probable cinnamyl alcohol dehydrogenase 1 isoform X1, whose amino-acid sequence MKKREYLLLSMTTLIEMASENGECLGWAARDPSGTLSPYRFSRRSVGPDDISISILYCGVCYADVAWTRNVMGHSNYPLVPGHEIVGVVKEVGSNVDRFKVGEHVGVGTYVNSCRQCEYCDSGIEVHCTKGSVYTFDGVDVDGTITKGGYSSYIVVHQRYCFRIPENYPPELAAPLLCAGITVYTPMVRHNMNQPGKSLGVIGLGGLGHLAVKFGKAFGLKVTVFSTSISKKDEALNLLGADCFVISSNEKEMKALENSLDFIINTASGGASFDLYLSLLKTMGVLVLVGFPSEVKFQPGSLNLGAKTIAGSITGGTKQTQEMLAFCASHKIYPEIEMVPISYCNEALERLVKKDVKYRFVIDIANTLT is encoded by the exons ATGAAAAAGAGAGAATATTTATTGCTTTCGATGACTACGTTG ATTGAAATGGCCAGTGAAAATGGTGAATGCCTTGGATGGGCCGCGAGAGATCCCTCTGGAACTCTCTCTCCTTACCGATTTAGTCGCAG GTCTGTTGGTCCTGATGATATTTCTATAAGTATTCTGTACTGCGGAGTTTGTTATGCTGATGTTGCCTGGACTAGAAACGTAATGGGCCATTCAAATTATCCTTTGGTGCCCGG ACATGAGATTGTTGGGGTTGTGAAGGAGGTGGGATCAAACGTTGATCGCTTTAAAGTTGGTGAGCACGTCGGGGTGGGAACTTATGTAAATTCTTGCAGACAGTGTGAGTATTGTGATAGTGGAATAGAAGTCCATTGTACCAAGGGATCGGTCTACACATTTGATGGCGTAGATGTCGATGGTACCATCACTAAGGGAGGATATTCTAGCTACATTGTAGTTCACCAAAG GTACTGCTTCAGGATACCTGAGAATTACCCTCCAGAGTTAGCAGCACCGTTGCTATGTGCTGGGATTACTGTGTACACCCCCATGGTGCGGCATAACATGAATCAACCCGGAAAATCCTTAGGGGTGATTGGGCTAGGTGGGCTCGGCCATTTAGCCGTCAAGTTTGGCAAGGCTTTTGGGTTGAAAGTTACAGTTTTCAGCACCTCCATATCCAAGAAGGACGAGGCATTGAATCTTCTCGGGGCAGACTGTTTTGTCATCTCTTCCAATGAAAAGGAGATGAAG GCTTTGGAGAACTCACTAGATTTCATCATAAACACAGCATCCGGAGgtgcctcgtttgatttatacTTGTCGCTGCTCAAGACCATGGGCGTGCTTGTTTTGGTTGGGTTTCCAAGCGAAGTGAAGTTCCAACCGGGAAGCCTGAACCTAG GCGCAAAAACAATTGCGGGAAGTATAACAGGTGGAACAAAGCAGACACAAGAAATGCTGGCCTTTTGTGCTTCCCACAAGATTTACCCCGAAATCGAGATGGTTCCCATTAGCTATTGCAACGAGGCCCTAGAGCGGCTGGTGAAGAAGGATGTGAAATACCGGTTTGTGATCGATATTGCCAACACTCTTACCTAA
- the LOC131008526 gene encoding probable cinnamyl alcohol dehydrogenase 1 isoform X3 → MASENGECLGWAARDPSGTLSPYRFSRRSVGPDDISISILYCGVCYADVVWTRNVMGHSNYPLVPGHEIVGVVKEVGSNVDRFKVGEHVGVGTYVNSCRQCEYCDSGIEVHCTKGSVYTFDGVDVDGTITKGGYSSYIVVHQRYCFRIPENYPPELAAPLLCAGITVYTPMVRHNMNQPGKSLGVIGLGGLGHLAVKFGKAFGLKVTVFSTSISKKDEALNLLGADCFVISSNEKEMKALENSLDFIINTASGGASFDLYLSLLKTMGVLVLVGFPSEVKFQPGSLNLGAKTIAGSITGGTKQTQEMLAFCASHKIYPEIEMVPISYCNEALERLVKKDVKYRFVIDIANTLT, encoded by the exons ATGGCCAGTGAAAATGGTGAATGCCTTGGATGGGCCGCGAGAGATCCCTCTGGAACTCTCTCTCCTTACCGATTTAGTCGCAG GTCTGTTGGTCCTGATGATATTTCTATAAGTATTCTGTACTGCGGAGTTTGTTATGCTGATGTTGTCTGGACTAGAAACGTAATGGGCCATTCAAATTATCCTTTGGTGCCCGG ACATGAGATTGTTGGGGTTGTGAAGGAGGTGGGATCGAACGTTGATCGCTTTAAAGTTGGTGAGCACGTCGGGGTGGGAACTTATGTAAATTCTTGCAGACAGTGTGAGTATTGTGATAGTGGAATAGAAGTCCATTGTACCAAGGGATCGGTCTACACATTTGATGGCGTAGATGTCGATGGTACCATCACTAAGGGAGGATATTCTAGCTACATTGTAGTTCACCAAAG GTACTGCTTCAGGATACCTGAGAATTACCCTCCAGAGTTAGCAGCACCGTTGCTATGTGCTGGGATTACTGTGTACACCCCCATGGTGCGGCATAACATGAATCAACCCGGAAAATCCTTAGGGGTGATTGGGCTAGGTGGGCTCGGCCATTTAGCCGTCAAGTTTGGCAAGGCTTTTGGGTTGAAAGTTACAGTTTTCAGCACCTCCATATCCAAGAAGGACGAGGCATTGAATCTTCTCGGGGCAGACTGTTTTGTCATCTCTTCCAATGAAAAGGAGATGAAG GCTTTGGAGAACTCACTAGATTTCATCATAAACACAGCATCCGGAGgtgcctcgtttgatttatacTTGTCGCTGCTCAAGACCATGGGCGTGCTTGTTTTGGTTGGGTTTCCAAGCGAAGTGAAGTTCCAACCGGGAAGCCTGAACCTAG GCGCAAAAACAATTGCGGGAAGTATAACAGGTGGAACAAAGCAGACACAAGAAATGCTGGCCTTTTGTGCTTCCCACAAGATTTACCCCGAAATCGAGATGGTTCCCATTAGCTATTGCAACGAGGCCCTAGAGCGGCTGGTGAAGAAGGATGTGAAATACCGGTTTGTGATCGATATTGCCAACACTCTTACCTAA